The DNA sequence CGGTGTAGTAGATGATCAGATTTGGAGTAACTCTAAGTTCAAGCTTTGTCTGAAGGTGCAGAACAAAGAGGACAGTAACGAAGTATTGAAGTCGCCATTAGCAGCAGAAATTAAGGAGCCGGGACGTGCTTATCTTCAAGTGGGAAATAATGAAATATTCGATTTGTTTCAGTCTGCGTACAGTGGTGCAGCAGCGGACCAGAGCCAGGTGGATATCGTAAAGGAATTTTCCGTTAGTGATGTAAATCTTCTGGGAAAGAGCCAGGTGATTTTCCAACAGAAGAATCCAAAGTCCGAAAAGTCCGCTACTCAGTTGGAAGCAATCGTAGAATATGTGGCGAAATATTGCGCTGATAATAAGATAGAGCGGTTGCCGGGAATCTGTCTGCCATCACTGGGTGAAGTGATAGATTATTGTCAGTGTGAACCGAATTTTGAAATTGAGACAGATATAGGTGTTGTGATTGGTATTTACGATGCTCCGGAGCAACAGTTACAGAAGGAGACCTTTATAAATTTTTCGCAGGAAAACATTTTTGCAGTGGGTTCATCACAGTATGGAAAGACCAATTTATTGCAGGTATTAATTAAGGGACTGGCGATGAATTATACTCCGGACGAAGTCAATATTTATATTTTGGACTTTGCATCTATGATTCTGAAGACATTCGAAGGATTGAATCATGTGGGTGGAGTCATTACTTCTTCTGAGGATGAAAAGCTGAAGAACTTCTTTAAAATGATGAATGAGGAAATTTATCGCAGAAAAGATATGTTGTCACAAATGGGAATTAGTTCCTTTAGTTCCTATCGTGATGCCGGATATCGGGAACTGCCTCAGATTGTAATTATGGTAGATAATCTTACAGCATTGAAGGAATTATATCTTCAGGATAATGATAATTTACTGCTGATTTGTCGTGAAGGTCTGGCAGTAGGTATTTGTGTTGTAGTAGTAAATGCACAGACCACCGGAATTGGTTATAAGTATTTAGCGAATTTCTCAAAAAGAATTGCTTTATATTGTAATGACTCCTGTGAGTATAACAGTGTGCTGGATCATTGTCGTATGCAGCCAAGAAATGTACCGGGACGTGGAATTATCGATATTGATAAGTCTTTATATGAGTATCAGACATATCTTGCGTTTAAAGGAAGAAAAGAGATTGAACGTGTAGAAGAAATGAAATCATTTATGGCAGAGGTAAATGCTAAAAGTAAAGCTAGGGCAAAACGGATTCCTGAAATTCCGGCAGTATTGGATTGCAATTATGTTGCAGAGCAGTATCCGGAAATAGCCCAAAAGGCATATCAGGTCATGATTGGTTTAAATTACAGTACCATTATGCCGGTAGTATTGGATATCCGTACGCTCGGTGTACTTGGAATTGTTGGAAAAGAAAAATCGGGACGTGGAAACTTTGTTCGTTATTTATTGCATACATTGCAGAAGAACAGTCAAAATGCACCGGTTAAGGTTGTTATTATTGATGATGTTTCAAAGAAATTCGCAGATTTAGCAGAAATGGAAATGATAGAGAAGTATACTATGGATGCGAATTATATTGGAGAAGCATTGACGTTGTGGGAAGAGGAACTGAGAAATCGCTATGAAGCAATGGTGGCAGGTGATGATCAGATACTTGAACAGGCACCGTTACTTCTTTTGATAATTCAGAATATGGATGCTTTGGATATCTTGCAGAATAATCTGGCATGGATGGATTTGTACAAGAATATTACAGGAAAATTGAAGGCTATGAAGGTAGCAATCTTACTTTCGAATGTACCAAATGCTAATATTTCCTATTCTTCACCGGAACCATTGAAAAATATAAAGGATAGCAAGCATATGTTGATTTTTGATGAAATACCAAATCAAAAAGTACTGGATATCCCGATGTCTATTGCAAGAGAATATAAGAAAAAGTTGGAAGTGGGTGAGGGATTCTATTGTAAGGAGAATGAAGTAATTAAGATAAAAAGTGTGTTGGATTGTGAGTAAAACAAGATTTACAAAAATTGGAAAAAGTAGTTGACTTTATTGGAGTGAAGTAGTATACTTGACCTTGGAGTTGAGAGGGACGAGTTGCGATAATGAAAGGCTAGGGGTAGTCATTCATGGTTTATCATTCGATAAGCAACTATTTCAGTAAAATATCCGAGTAGGTAATTAAAAGTTAATTGCATATTGTTAGATTAAATTACCGAGAATAGGTATATCTATGTTTGTAGTTATGCTTATGCGTAGGGGTTTAATATATATTATAATTTTTAAGGAGGAAAAAACAATGAGTAATGGTCAGATTAGAATTACACCTGACACAATGAGACAGCGTGCATCACAGTATGATGCTGAAGCAGCAAACGTAGGTGAGGTAATCTCAAAAATGAACACTTTGTTAACAACATTGCAGGAAGAATGGGAAGGTGCTGCTAGCCAGTCCTATGCAGAGAGATTCATAGAATTAAGACCTAACTTTGAAAAAGCACAGGCACTTATTACTGAAATCGCAAATGCATTAAGAGCTACTGCACAGACAATTGAAACAACAGATTCTGACATCGCTAGTCAGTTTAAAGGCTAGATAGGTGACAAAAGCCTCTTAATGAAAATTAAGAGGCTTTTTCTTAACATAAGAAAGAATTTTTTTCGGGCAGGTGAGAGCATGAAGTGCAGAGTATGTGGAAGTGAAATAGAGAATCAAATATATTGTCCTATGTGCGGAGCAACAGTGAATCCGCAGCAAGAAGTACAGGAACAGCAGCAAGAACAGGCAGATTATTCCTACAAGTATCAGGGAATAGATGCAGATGCTACGACTGTTTTATCTGTGAATAATATTGAAAATGAAAAAGAAGAAAAGGAAAATGACGAAGAAGAGAAATGTGTGGTATCTGCAGAAGTAGAATTACCGCGGAAGAGTCACAAGAAACTGATTATAATATTGAGTATTATAGCAACAGTTTTGATGGTGGCGGGTATCGCAGTTTTTTGTTATTTTCATTACATATATCCAAACAAAATTGCTTACATGGAAAAGGAACTTTATTTTGTCAATAAGGGAGCAATTGAAAGTAGTAGCGGAGCGAAGGTAAAGAAACCGGATGGTTCGTATACACTAATACAGGCAGATTACGAGAAAAATGCATTTTTATATGCCGGAGAAGATGGGAAAAGCCTGGTAATAGCAGGAGAAAAAGAGAATTTAAAAGCGTCTAAGGATAAGCAAATCGTAGCGGTAATCGCAGATGAGGCACTGTCTAAGGTGTATTATTGGACACAAGAGGAAGAAAACTTTTATTCTTTACATTGTATGGGAGAAGAGGATACCATAAAAAGATATGTTACAGGAGTAAATGGAACCGTAATCAGTGAGAAAGGGAATTATTTGGCGTATTCCTATCAGGCGGGGGAAGATGCATATGTGGTTTGTGAGGTTATGCCTTCCGGTGAGGTAAATCAGATTGCAACCATGGAGAATCCTGTCAGGGTTCTGGGCGTAACAGAAGAAGGAAAGGTATTTTGTGAGCAGCAAAACCCGGCAAATACGAGGACCGAAGAAGGGGAAGAACCGGAACTTACCTATACGATTTATTGTATTCAGGATAAAAAGAATTATGGAAGTGACCTGTCAATGGTTACTTATTTTGGCTATTACAGTAATTTAAATTCCTTCTGTATACAGACTGCGGATAAGTCTGTTTATTATTTCGATATGAAGGAAGAAGGAAAAGAACAGTTAGTAGCAACCAATGTAGACTGGTTTACCGATGTCTCAGAGCCGTGTACATATGAGAAGTCTTGTGACAGACAGGTGATTTTTGGTAACAGTATGGATAGAAATTTCGAGAATACATCCCCATGTTACTATTATCTAAAGGAAAATTGTATGTATAGCTACGATATATTAAATGATCAGGAATCATGCAAAGTAGCAGGAAATTTTGGAAGAGCACAGAAGATAGAAATGTGGAATAGCAATCTGATTTTTTATTTAGCTGGGGATAAACTTTATAGTTGTGAGAAATTAGATGAGGAATGGCAGGAACCAAAGCTTTTGGCAAAGGAATGTACAGATTATAAGTATTCTCCGGAGCAGGACTGTGTGTACTATTTGACGGATGAAACACTTTATTCTTATGGTGATGGAAAGGAAGAAAAGATTTCTGATAAGGTGAAGAGTTTTGACCTGAATCCAGAGGAAGAAAGATTAGCTTATAACACGGATACAAGTATTGTAATATACGAGAAAGAGGAAGAAGAATATGCAGTAAAGTCTCAGGGACAGATATTTGTGATTGGTCAGGACGTATATTATACAGATGATAAAAATAATTTGTATCAGTTATTGAGTGAAACAGGAGAAACACAGAAGGTTACAGACGGGATAGAATCCGTAGGGTACATTTGGAAATAGAAAATGGAGGAAAGTCATGGAAGAGATATTCGAGGTAAAAAATCATGGATTAGAGAATTTTTTAGTATATTGGGTGCAGGACAAACAGGCGATAGAGCCTAAAAGCGTTGAGATTATCAAGGGAATTCATTCTAATATTATTGAATCATTAGAAGAAATAGAAGAAGAGGAAAAGTATGGATTCCAGTATAATATTGCATATAAAGCTACGCTACGCAAATATCTTATGCAAACTATGGGAAAAACGGAAGTGTTAAAGCTTCTAGAAACAGTCATTGAAGCATTTCAGTTTTTGAAGAACAAAGGGATTGATGAGAAATATTTGTATTTAAATCTGGATTATATTTTTGTTGATTTTGTAACCAGAGATATTTCTTTTTTATGCATTCCGGAAAATAAGAAATTACCAGGTAATAAGAGTTTACGAGAGTTTTTGAAGGAACTGCTTATGAGTATTACCTATAAAGAAGAAGAGGATATTTACTATATTGCAAAACTGGTGTTGTATGTTTCCAATAATCCATATATTGAGGTGGAGAATTTTGAAGAACTGGTATTAAGTTTGAAAGAAACGAAAATTATACAGAGTCAGCCACAAGTAACTGTTTCAAATGCAGTACCGCTGGTGGCTCCGGTATCTGCTACACCGGTTATGCCGGCATTCACGGCGCCGGCAGCACCACGTCCAATGAGGGAGGAAACGGTACAAGGAAGCCAGCCGAAGCCAATTAAGCTGGAGGCTGCGAAACCTGCACCATCCGGAAGCCTTGCAGGTTCTCAAGAGATAGGGGAGCATGATGAAACAACGGTATTAACTACACCGTCCGGAAATTTAAAAGAGCCATTGAAGACAAGAAAGGGACTGTTTCAAAGAGTATCGGATAAAAAACCGACGCAAGTGTTAATTCGTACGAAGAATCAAGAAAAAATTGTTATTAATAAAAATGTATTCCGTATTGGTAAATCAAAAACAGATACAGATTATACAGTGGAAGATAATGTGGCAATCAGCCGAGTACATGCCGTTATCTATAAAAGAGATGGAGCTTGCTATATTCGGGATAATGATTCTACCAATAATACATATGTAAACGGAGTCATTTTAAAGGGAGAAAAGGAACAACTTCTGATGAAGGGAATGAAGGTTTCCTTAGCAGACGAAGAATTTATATTTGATTTAGTATAGTAGGGAGAAATATGAGATATATTACAGCTTATGCAAGTGATGTTGGGATCAAAAAAGAGACAAATCAAGACGCTATATTGATAAAGAAAGCAAGGACAGCACAGGGAGAGATTCTCCTTGCCATTATCTGTGATGGTATGGGAGGGTTGGAAAAAGGAGAAGTAGCAAGCAAGGAAGTAATTGAGCGATTTTCCGGATGGTTTCATGAAGAACTGCCGCAGATGCTGTATGAAGGATTCGACCAGAACAAGCTTCAGATGAGATGGAAAGAAATTGTGGTAGAAGAGAATCTGAGGATTGGTGAATTTGGGAAGAAGAATAATGTAAATCTGGGAACTACACTAACTGCATTACTTGTAATAGAGGACAGTTATTATGTAGTGCATGTAGGAGACAGCCGTATTTACGAATTATCTGATATGTTGTATCAGATAACGGAAGATCAGACACTGGTAGCAAAGGAAATAGCAGCAGGTCGTCTGAGTGAGGAACAGGCGGAGACGGACCCGCGAAGGAGTGTTTTGTTACAGTGTATAGGAGCATCACAGACAGTGGAACCGGTGTTTTATCACGGAAAGATAAAAGAAGATGCGGTTTATATGTTGTGTTCAGATGGATTACGTCATATGTGTACACCGATGGAAATGTGGAATTCTTTTTGCGCACAAGCCAATCCGGATGAAAAAGTTATGAAAAATAATATTTTAGAATTTATTGAAATGTTGAAACAGAGACAGGAAAAAGACAATATAAGTTGTATATTAGTAAAAACGATAAGATAGAGGGATTAGAATGTCAAAAGTAGGTCTGGTACTGGATGGAAAATACGAAATATTAAAAGAAATCGGTCAGGGTGGAATGAGCATTGTATATGTGGCAATGGATAACCGACTGAATAAACAATGGGCAGTAAAGGAATTAAAGAATGACGGCTCGCAGAGCGTAGAAATGCAGTTAAAGGGAATTGAGCGGGA is a window from the Roseburia sp. 499 genome containing:
- a CDS encoding WXG100 family type VII secretion target, which produces MSNGQIRITPDTMRQRASQYDAEAANVGEVISKMNTLLTTLQEEWEGAASQSYAERFIELRPNFEKAQALITEIANALRATAQTIETTDSDIASQFKG
- a CDS encoding FHA domain-containing protein, whose translation is MEEIFEVKNHGLENFLVYWVQDKQAIEPKSVEIIKGIHSNIIESLEEIEEEEKYGFQYNIAYKATLRKYLMQTMGKTEVLKLLETVIEAFQFLKNKGIDEKYLYLNLDYIFVDFVTRDISFLCIPENKKLPGNKSLREFLKELLMSITYKEEEDIYYIAKLVLYVSNNPYIEVENFEELVLSLKETKIIQSQPQVTVSNAVPLVAPVSATPVMPAFTAPAAPRPMREETVQGSQPKPIKLEAAKPAPSGSLAGSQEIGEHDETTVLTTPSGNLKEPLKTRKGLFQRVSDKKPTQVLIRTKNQEKIVINKNVFRIGKSKTDTDYTVEDNVAISRVHAVIYKRDGACYIRDNDSTNNTYVNGVILKGEKEQLLMKGMKVSLADEEFIFDLV
- a CDS encoding PP2C family protein-serine/threonine phosphatase, with the protein product MRYITAYASDVGIKKETNQDAILIKKARTAQGEILLAIICDGMGGLEKGEVASKEVIERFSGWFHEELPQMLYEGFDQNKLQMRWKEIVVEENLRIGEFGKKNNVNLGTTLTALLVIEDSYYVVHVGDSRIYELSDMLYQITEDQTLVAKEIAAGRLSEEQAETDPRRSVLLQCIGASQTVEPVFYHGKIKEDAVYMLCSDGLRHMCTPMEMWNSFCAQANPDEKVMKNNILEFIEMLKQRQEKDNISCILVKTIR